Part of the Salinimonas lutimaris genome, GCCGGTCAAGGCACCGCAGCGCTCGAAGCACTGGAAGATGCCGGGCCGGTTGATGCGGTATTTGCCCCGTGTGGCGGTGGCGGTTTGCTCAGTGGCACCTTACTGGCCACCCGGCATTTACAACCTGAGGCCAAAGTGATCGGCGCTGAGCCCGAGCAGGCCAATGACGCAGCTATGTCGTTACAAAGTGGTGTAATTGAGCAACTGACCGGCACTCCCGATACGCTGGCTGACGGTGCTGCAACGCCCAGCGTCGGTGTACAGACCTTTGAATTTTTACAGCAGCTGGACGATTTTTACGAGGTCAATGAAGTGCAGATAGCTTACTGGACGCAGTGGCTTCAGCACTTACTGAAACTACATATTGAACCTACCTGTGCGATGACCATGGCCGCGGTGACCGCCTGGGCGGTGGAAAACCCGACCCCGGGCACAGCGCTGGTGATGCTCTCAGGCGGCAATATCAGCGCTACCAGCATGCAAAAAATATGGGCGCAGGATTATCTGCTGCAGCCTCCAGTGATCACCAACCCGGAACAATAACCATGAAAAAACTGGCCCTGCTGCTCAGCGCAGCCTTGCTATCAGGTCTGTCAGCCACCGCGCTGGCAGCGGATGAGATGGTTTATACCAATGTAAAAGGATATACCCTGACGCCACAGGGCAAGTTAACCACATTTTCTACCCTGCACATCAGTGATGGCAAGGTTGTCGGGCTGGATCAGCCGCTTGATAAACACAGCGATACCCGAGTGATGGATGGTCAGGGACAGGTCATGTTACCCGGGCTGACCGACGCACACGGGCATTTACTGGGACTGGGTAGCAGTTTGCTGGAGGTGGACTTGCGCGGCACCACCAGCAGCCAGAAGGCGGCTGAACAGGTGGCCGCTTTCGCGCTGGCCAACCCGCAACAGGTCTGGATAACCGGTAGCGGCTGGAATCAGGAATTATGGTCCGACCGGGCCTTCCCCACAGCACAAACGCTTGATGAGGTGGTGTCAGACCGGCCGGTCTGGCTGGCCCGGGTCGATGTACATGCCGGCTGGGCTAACAGCAAAGCGTTACAGCTGGCCGGTATAGACAAGAACACGCCGTCGCCTGAGGGCGGTGAAATAGTCAAAGATGACCAGGGTAACCCCACCGGGGTGCTGATTGATAATGCCATGAATCTGATGCAGCAGGTGATGCCTGCGCCGGACGCGGCCCAGTTGTCCCGTCAGCTTAGCGCTGCATCAGACCATTTGCTGGAACAGGGCATTACCGGCATGCATGATGCCGGCATTACTCATCAGGAGTACGACTTTTACCTGGCCCGGGCGGCTGAACAGGCGCTGCCGGTTCGCATTTACGCGATGCTCCGGGCAACCGACCCGGACCTGCCTTATCTGCTGGACAACGGCCCGATACGCAGTGCTGATGATTTTTTGTTTATCAACAGTGTTAAAGCTTTTGGCGATGGCGCGCTGGGAAGTCGTGGCGCCGCCCTGCTTGAACCATACAGTGATGCGCCGCATCAGCATGGTTTGCTGCTAACCCCGGCAACAGAGTTTCCCGCTTTGTTTGAACAGGTTCTGGGCGCGGGTTTTCAGCTTAACGTACATGCAATAGGCGACAAGGCCAATCATCTGGTACTGAACCAGTTTGAAAAAACGTTTGAAAGTACCGGCGGGCAGTCTTTACGCAACCGGATTGAGCATGCCCAGGTGATTGCCCCACAAGATTTGCCCCGGTTTGCCCGGTTACAGGTATTACCCTCTATGCAGCCGACCCATGCCACCAGCGATAAAAATATGGCCGAGGACCGGTTAGGCAAAGACCGGATGGCAGGCGCCTATGCCTGGCAAACCCTGTTAAAATCCGGCATTGCCATGCCGCTGGGCTCAGACTTTCCGGTGGAGCTGGCCAACCCGTTTTATGGTATTCACGCCGCGGTGACTCGCCAGGACCGTGATAATCAGCCGGTTAAAGGCTGGTATGCACACGAAGCGATGTCAGTGGAACAGGCATTTCGGGGCTTTACCATCGATGCCGCTTATGCTGCGCACATGGAAGATACCCTGGGCACCCTGACCCCCGGCAAATGGGCCGACTTTATTCTGGTCGATCAGGATATCTTTTCGGTACGCCCTCAGGATATATGGAAGACCCGGGTGCTGGAAACCTGGGTGGCGGGCGAAAAGGTCTATGCGGCCGGCACAGATTAACTATTGTACCTGAGTCCACCAACGGGTTGTTCTGGCCGGGGCATCGAGCGACATAATCTGGCCAAAACGCGGGGTGAGCAGCGTAACCTGCTGCTGTTCAGCTCGCTGGCTAATCTTGTTAAGCGGTGCATCCCAGTCGTGAAATGCTAAGTCAAAGGTACTGTTATGAATGGGCACCAGGTAACGTCCCTGTAAATCTTTAAACGCCTGCACGCTTTGCGCCGGAAACATATGCAC contains:
- a CDS encoding serine/threonine dehydratase codes for the protein MTPPAFSDIQAAMQRLQGKVKRTPIVESTLLNKWLGHRILFKAECLQTVGAFKLRGALNMLARCAEENRLPRRVVANSSGNHAQAVAQAASMYQLPVTIYAARSISPVKAAATRSYGAQLELFDTRPQADEAIKLAAQEESTLWIPPFDHADIIAGQGTAALEALEDAGPVDAVFAPCGGGGLLSGTLLATRHLQPEAKVIGAEPEQANDAAMSLQSGVIEQLTGTPDTLADGAATPSVGVQTFEFLQQLDDFYEVNEVQIAYWTQWLQHLLKLHIEPTCAMTMAAVTAWAVENPTPGTALVMLSGGNISATSMQKIWAQDYLLQPPVITNPEQ
- a CDS encoding amidohydrolase, with translation MKKLALLLSAALLSGLSATALAADEMVYTNVKGYTLTPQGKLTTFSTLHISDGKVVGLDQPLDKHSDTRVMDGQGQVMLPGLTDAHGHLLGLGSSLLEVDLRGTTSSQKAAEQVAAFALANPQQVWITGSGWNQELWSDRAFPTAQTLDEVVSDRPVWLARVDVHAGWANSKALQLAGIDKNTPSPEGGEIVKDDQGNPTGVLIDNAMNLMQQVMPAPDAAQLSRQLSAASDHLLEQGITGMHDAGITHQEYDFYLARAAEQALPVRIYAMLRATDPDLPYLLDNGPIRSADDFLFINSVKAFGDGALGSRGAALLEPYSDAPHQHGLLLTPATEFPALFEQVLGAGFQLNVHAIGDKANHLVLNQFEKTFESTGGQSLRNRIEHAQVIAPQDLPRFARLQVLPSMQPTHATSDKNMAEDRLGKDRMAGAYAWQTLLKSGIAMPLGSDFPVELANPFYGIHAAVTRQDRDNQPVKGWYAHEAMSVEQAFRGFTIDAAYAAHMEDTLGTLTPGKWADFILVDQDIFSVRPQDIWKTRVLETWVAGEKVYAAGTD